In Phaseolus vulgaris cultivar G19833 chromosome 3, P. vulgaris v2.0, whole genome shotgun sequence, the sequence AGATCTTAATATGGATAATAAATTTATCATCTCTACAGGTTTGTGACAGGTTGCTCTCGTGGGCCATTGCTTGGTTTCCGAAATCTTGAACCTTTGTTTTGCATACAAAGGTGAATTCTGCTCCAGCAATTATGTTCTGATATTTAATTCTAACATTACTAAGCATATCTAGAAGACCAGGATGACAGATTAGAATTGTCTAATGTCTCTCGTTGTAGGGCTTCCAGTAATGCTGCGGAGGAATCACTCGACCGATTACCGACATCGGCTACTTGTATGAATCTACTAAAGCTTCCGCCTTATACAAGGTTTGTCCTAGGCTAGGTTACCTTTGCAGACCGGTATTTTCTGTAGTTGCAATTGTAGACTTTTAAAACAACCAGAATTGGCAATATTTGAATTGATaattgttgcataatcaggagaattatgctctaattaagtgcagattccattttatatttattaggacagatttgttagtgatttgattttatttgatttgtacagctttaaacaaccattataattgtcttttattacctattatttccttccttaattagattgtaaaacagtctataaatagagactgtaagtACATTTGTAATACACATTAGAAATACATTCCATCTATTTCTTTCTATTCCTTTCaacttggtatcagagccatttcgagcctatcctagcgagtatttgttgggcctatcgtgccacccgttatcgggccgctatcggaccacccataatatatagtcccacgcacgagttggcagtctcggcgtgaggggggtgtgttagagatcccacatcgactagagattagagcctttcattgtatataagtgggtgcaaacctcaacctcatgagtcggttttatgggattgagttaggcataaagtccacttcttaatatggagGCCGACCTCCGCTGCCGCCCGACGTTGACAGACGTGCCGACCTCTGACGCCGACCTGCGCTGCCGACCGTCGTTGACCGCTGCTAACGCCGACCTTCGTTGCCGACCTCCGACGCCGACCTCTACCTCCGCTACCGACCGACGTGCCGACCTCCAACGCCGACCTCCGCCGTTGACCgctggaatttttttttccaacattttttttccaaacaaaaaTCACCACCAGTATTTCGGTCAACTCTTACCAATGGCAACTAACAACACAACCTCTCTTAGCTCCAATGATTTGCCGATGTTGCAAAGCAGTTATCGTCTGGATGGAAACAACTACCTGCAATGGGCCCAGTTGGTTCGTGCTACTCTCAAAGGAAGGAAGAAATTGAGTCACCTAGAAGGGAACCCTCCAGCCAAAACTGATTCGAAATATGAAGACTGGGATGATGAAGACTCTCTTATCATGACCAGGTTATGGAATTCTATGACGCCAGAGATTAGCCGAAATTGTATGTTCTTCTCCACTGCTAAGGAGATTTGGGAAAACCTTTGTCAAACATACTCTATGAAAAAAGATACTGCAGCATGGTACGAGATAGAAAACAAGATCTTTCATACCAGCCAAGGGAGCCTTTCAGTAACAAACTACtatggtttgtttcatttattgatgattgtactcgcGTTACCTGGATATtcctcatgaaagataagtctgaagtttttcacttgtttgtaaatttttacaaaatggttcaaacacaatttgaaagtctAATTAAGATATTACGTTCTGATAATGGACGAGAATATGTCAACCAGAACCTTTCAAAGTTTCTTcaggaaaatggagttgttcatgaattaacctgtgtggacactccacaacaaaatggggttgctgaaagaaaaaatcgtcatctccttgaggtaactagagctttacttttccaaatGTCTGTTCCAAAATCTTACTGGGGGAAGCCGTCctgactgccacttatttgattaatagattacctTCTGGGGTTctagagggtgttactcctattcagCTTATGACCATATTCTATCCTTTTATTCACATGTTAACTAGTCTTCAGAGtcgtgtctttggttgtccAGCTTTTGTACATGTTCATAGCCCGTATCGAggtaagttagatcctcgtgccatcaaatgtgtcttcattggttatgcccccaacaaaaaggggtacaaatgttatcatcctcaaagtcgtaaagtttatatttccaaagatgTCAGCTTCCATGAAACagtctttctttcctagttctcagcttcagagggagagtattcaagaagctgaggaccttgagttgccaccttttcctttgttgtAGAATGACAAAGACCCTATGCCAACATCATtaccagagaagaataatgagGACAAATACTTTGGGAAACAATACCAacgaaggcaacaagaacccgtcctgatcgaacagcaacttcaattgtccgaaccggaggtaagaactcatacctatgagactcttgaggacactttaaataaaactaaccttgatgatttacctattgccttgagaaaagaaaaaagatcttgtgccaaatatcctatatcaatttgtgtctacagaaaaactttctatgcagcaccagagttttctttcagctattgattctatTAGAATCCCTACATCagtacaagaagccttaaaGGATGAGAACTGGGttcgagccatgaatgaagaaatgaaagCATTAGAAAagaatgagacttgggagattgtagagagaccaaaGGATAAGAAGGCAATGGGTTGTCGGTGGATATACACAGTGAAGAATCAGTCTAATGGCACGTTGGATCGatataaagcaaggttagttgcaaaagggtacactcaaacctatgggatcgattatgaggaAACTTTTGCTCCAGTAGCAAAAATGAATACAGTCAGAATTATTCTCTCCTTGGCAGCGCACTTTGATTGGGAGATGCATCAGTTTGATGTTAAGaatgccttcttgcatggatgcttggaggaagaagtatacatggagattccaccAGGTTATGGTAAtgttaatgaagaaaataaggtgtgcagacttaagaaggccttgtatggtcttaaacaatcacctcttgcttggtttggaaggtttactcaagctatggtatctttggggtaccgacaaagccaaggtgaccatactctgtttataaaacattctcataatggtaaactcactctacttttggtctatgtagatgatatgattattacaggtgatgatgagattgaaaaacaaaatttgaaggaGAGACTAGCTGCTCAATTTGAGATGAAGGATCTTAGGAAGCTGAAGTACTTTCTTGGGATAGAAGTTGCTTACTCAAGATagggcatctttatttctcaaaggaaatacatccttgatcttctcaaagagactggtaagttgggttgtaagcccactggagtgccaatagagcaaaatcataggattgggaatgatgaggaaaacccaaaagtggagaagacacaatatcaaagacttgtggggaaactcatttatctatcacacactaggccagacatagcctatgcagttagtgtggttagccaatttatgcatgatccaaggGAAAGACACTCACAGGCAGTAGATAGAATTCttcagtacttaaaagcctcCCCAGGAAAAGGATTGTTATTCAAAAAAggggaaaacttatccatgaaagtatatactgatgttgactatgcaggatcgattgttgataggagatccaccacaggctactgcatgttcttgggtggaaatctggtgacatggaggagcaagaagcaaaatgtagttgcaagatcaagtgcagaggcagaatttagagccatggctcaaggggtgtCTGAACTATTATGGGtgaagatcatacttgatgaccttaaaataaaatatgaagctcctatgggCTTGGCGTATGATAATAAGTCTgctatcagtattgcacacaatccggttcaacatgatcacaatccggttcaacatgatcgaacaaagcacgtagagatagaccgacactttattaaggagaagttggatgatggtcttatagcGCCACTGAGTACATCCCGTCAAGACTAcaattggcagatatgtttactaaaggacttcccacaaaacaattcgaagatcttacttgcaagttgggaatgatagatatacattcaccaacttgagggggagtgttgcataatcaggagaattatgctctaattaagtgcagattccattttatatttattaggacagatttgttagtgatttgattttatttgatttgtacagctttaaacaaccattataattgtcttttattacctattatttccttccttaattagattgtaaaacagtctataaatagatactgtaatcacatttgtaataCACATTAGAAATACATTCCATCTATTTCTTTCTATTCCTTTCAACTATAATGCTGAACGAAAATTAAGAGATTCTGTTTTAGTCTGTGAAAAGTATATGAAATAGCGAGCATTTGGCTGGAATTATGTTTGAATTTGAAACAATTTATTCTGAGAAAGAACAGGGTTAAGATCATCACAGGGCATAGGTCGAGATTTTTTAAATGTGTCATTATTGGCGCTAGGCAGTgagttttatatttaattatttcaaaaaaataattccaAGATATAGGGTATGGAGATATACATTTCATGTCAAAAATAGATCCTTTGTAGATTCCTTCTTAACTAGAATTAATATTTTCGATTTTTGGTAGATTGGAATTTTGATAGGAATGAGGGGAGCATTTGTAACATCCTcatgttctttttattttttggaaaagTATGTATTGAGATATAAACAATATAAcggaatttttagaaaaatatgcttttaaaatattatttatgattcgGGAGAGTTTCTGCATGACTTATCGTCTCGTTGTGcttcatattattttttgttgaagtagtttctggtggttcttcTAAATCATTTCCCCTGACAAAATTGTTGCAGTAAGGAGCAATTGGAAACCAAACTACTGTATGCCATAAATTCCGATGCTGGCTTTGATTTAAGTTAAAAGTATGAAGTGGAATTTACGATATCCGGAAGGTGTGAAGCTTGGTAGAGATTGACTCCGATGACGATTAGTTGAACAGGAAATGGCAAATAATCGGATGGATAGAgttgaataaaaatatcatgTGTGCTACTACTGTatgtatgtgtgtgtatatgtatatatattgatTGCCAATTTATGCCCTTTATCTAAATGTACATACCTAAAATgtgaattattttttgaaattcacACTTTGGCAGGTGTTTTCCTGATTACTTTCTATGATCATAAAAGCAAAACTCCACCAGGACATTTTGTACTTTTGCATTTAAGGGTGATGAGTCTGGAAATTGGGTTTTCAAAGGGAAGTGAAAGCACAGATTTATCATATTAACCTACTGTTTAATCTTTTTTTAAGACAAAAAAATAGGTGTGGATTTGAGtttaataatattgaaatttgTATATTGATTGAGGTGAATATTAAGTTTAACAATTCCACACTCGATCATCACTAAACTGCTAAAAAACTTAATGTAAGATATCATTATTGTTTTAGAGGATTTCATTCATTTAGTTTAGACTTTTGTGGCaagatatcatttttttttcaattatatttttgtttctttttcaacttttcaacttttccatttttttttgttattttaattataaatccCGATTACCTGCCTGATTAAAACTTAGACGTTATATCATTGAACTGGTTTGaatattggtagttaaaattgaaaaaacaacTAAACGAGTCGTGTTCACCCATCCGACTTTATGTAGAATTGACCCACTGGCCCTTGATAATCATAATGCAACTCTGCATATGGGATTTCTTCAAGAATAAAGAAATCTAAAGTATTCAACGTTGTAGAAAAAGATAGAAGAAAACAAATGGAGAACTGGAATATGATCATTGTTGTCTCAACTGCAGTGCAGGAATTATAATAACCTATTATGACGACGTGAGCGTTAGTGTGGTTTGCTATTTATGTAGATGCGTAACaatgaatataaatatatatactcCTCTGAGTTGCTTGAACGATGAATGTATTCTAGCGAAGAATCACTTCAGATTgtattgataatattaatagttcTATTTATTTGACTCGGTAATACATTTGCATCAATACATCGTTCGGCAACAATATTTGATTGCTACAAGCAACATTACAAAATGTAACAAAAAAAACCTCGAAATTCTCAATCATGATTCTTCAGCTGGTGGCACCTCACTCAGATCTAGTCCCTCTTCGGGCAAGTCTGAAGTAAATTGTCCCAGGATCCCATCACCGGTGAGAGTCAATCCACTCTGCGAAACAAAATGGAATAATGAGTGACATAGAGAGGTCCATGAAATGCGCATCTATCATTATCTCTAGTATGTATGGATGCTATAGGAAGATACCAAATCCCAAGATAAATTTCTAGTGGCAGGAATCAGATATATGTTCGCATCTCACGTCAGGTAAAAGTGCATGAGAAACATGTCTGAAGTAGCAAATTCCTTTTTTATGCAAATGCACTATGACATTCCTTTCCTTGTCTAGTAAGAtccatttttaaataattttattctagtCATTTCAGAAACTGCAATAATTTTCAGCTGCAGAAAGAACCTGACTTTGCTATGTTTTTCAATATTAGTCCCACTTTAATCATTCGCTGTTTCTCCCTTTTTATTCAGATTCAGAATTTAGAAGAAATAATAAACCCATAGATACCTCAGGCTGGAACCTAAGCATGTCAGCACGAGCCATAGCTTCTGCTTGGGCTATTCTCTGTCTGAACGTTTGAGCCATGTCCTCGGCCTATATAACAAAAGAAGTTCAGAATTGTGTGAGTGACTTCCCCTTCAAAAATGCCAAAGCTAATGAAAATGGATTTAAATAGATTTAAAGCATGTAACACAAATCGAAGAAAAAGCTTAGAAATTGGTGTATGCACTTAACTTAATTCTAGAATTGGGTGAAAATTGTCTTCCTTTTAACAATTAGAATTCTCCAACTCCCACTTAGGTTGAGAATTGAATGGATGAAAGCTATTTTAAGTGTAAAATTTGCATGATCCAATAATGGCCGAATAGTTTAGAGTACAGTTTTACTCCAATAGCTAAGACGAACCTATCCCAATTAATTCTGTATCTGTATCTGCAACCTCAGTTACAGGTAGTTAGATTTTTTACTGCTCTTGCTCTGACAAAACAGCTATAAGCTGCTGAGTCTACTGGTTCATTTTACAGAATATTTTCACATTAGAGTCTCTCTCAATTTCAACAGATAACAGATGGTCAAATAGGTCTAAAAAATTACTAAGATAAATtttgatactattttagaatttGCATTTAGGCTTAACTCAATCTCAAAATCTAACATAGAGAGTAAGGGTTATCTACTTGTATGTGTGTGTATAAATGATCTCCAACAACTAAAATAAACAACGAAACCTCTATTTTAAGCTTCCTATATGATGTCAAACTATGGCATTAGATAGCTAAAAGTGGAAATAAATGGAGTTTTTAATTGAAGCATTTGAAATCACACGTTATAATTTACGTATGTAATGAGTAAAAGGTTCAAGAAGCTTGTTCATAACATACCTTCTCAAAAACAAGCTTTGGATTGCGGATCATGTCTCCAGGTGTGGGCTCTAACTTCTTAGTGGAAAGACTTACTCGACCTCTCTCACGGTCATGACTTAAGATCATCACCTAAACAAATTGTAAAAGTTTAATGTCCAATCTTGCCAAAAATCTCCATTACTCACTATAGTTTTTACCTTTAATATGTCACCAGGTTGAAGAACAGTTGAGATATCGGTTACACGGTCATGACTGATCTGACTAACGTGAAGGAGGCCATTAATTccaccaatgtcaatgaagGCACCATATGGCTTCAGACTTTGAACAGAACCAGTAACCACTGAACCAATTCCTAGCTGTGCCTGGTTGCCAGCAATGGCCTTGCGATTACTGAGAACAAGTCTAGATTGTTCCTCATCCACCTCCACAAACTTAAGGGGAAGCTCCCTTTCAAGAAGCTCTTCTACATTTGAGTTCTGATAAGATAATAAATGAGAAGAATTTGAGCTGTTTGATAAaggtataaaaaatttaaacccATTGTCACGGAAGCtaaatgaaagaaagaaatgCAAAACTGATCTAATTTATAACTTGTAGAAGCAAACAAGTTCTGAAGAAAAATGCATGACCCAATTTCAACTTCAATGAGAATATAAGAAGTTTTCTTTTAACTGTTTACATGGAGTGTTAGTAAATGTTTTACACTAACAATGTGCACTTATTCATGGATACAACACACAAAATGATATAGGTTTTAACTTgtagaaagaagcaaaaaagtttcgaagaaaaaCGCATGACTCAATTTGGACTTCAATGAGAATACAGGAAGTTATATTTTAACTGTCTATATGGAATGTTATCAAATGTTCTGCACTTATTCACTGATAAGATATTTTGAACTGTCACATGGCATACAGCAAGCTTAAACCTGGAGTGAGTCCATAAATGTGAATACAGCTAAAGTCAAGAGCTAACCGTTGACAATTGTGACAATGGAACAAACCCTCTAAGCCCTTCCAATTCAGCCACCACTCCACCTTTGTTCACCCCCACAATCTGTTAATACAATAATCTTATCAAAATAACCCTATTGCTTGAGTTAGGATAGGAGTAACTGAAGTCAGCGTAGTTTGGTAGTAAGACAAACCCACCTTACCCTTCACAGAAGCATCTTCTGCCTGAAGTTGCCTACAACGTTCCCATGCAAGATCATACTGAATCGACCTTAAACTCAAGATCAAGCTATCATCCGCTTGATTCTCACCAATGATCAAAAACTCCTCTCTCAACCCAGCCACAATGCCCGCTTCTTG encodes:
- the LOC137807051 gene encoding small ribosomal subunit protein bS1c translates to MASLALQFTALKCSPLSSSPLSQPSLFTQHRHNHRRSSTPIVNSVALSNAQNKERTKLKKLFEEAYERCRTAPMEGVSFTLEDFTAALEKYDFDSEVGSKVKGTVFYTDNNGAVVDITAKSSAYLPLQEASIRRIKHVQEAGIVAGLREEFLIIGENQADDSLILSLRSIQYDLAWERCRQLQAEDASVKGKIVGVNKGGVVAELEGLRGFVPLSQLSTNSNVEELLERELPLKFVEVDEEQSRLVLSNRKAIAGNQAQLGIGSVVTGSVQSLKPYGAFIDIGGINGLLHVSQISHDRVTDISTVLQPGDILKVMILSHDRERGRVSLSTKKLEPTPGDMIRNPKLVFEKAEDMAQTFRQRIAQAEAMARADMLRFQPESGLTLTGDGILGQFTSDLPEEGLDLSEVPPAEES